From Planctomycetota bacterium:
GGAGATCATCGAGCGCTACGCGGAGATGCCGACGATCGTCCGCTGGTGGATGGTGATCCTCTCCGTCTGCATCTCCGTCGGCACCGGCGTCGTCTTCGGCCTCTACCCGGCGGTGCGGGCGGCGCGGTTGGACCCGATCAAGGCGCTTCGCCACGAGTGATGTCGCAGAAAGCTTGAAGGCGGAAGCTTGAAGCCTAAGGGGCAGATGCGGACACTGCCTCGCCCATGCGTTGGTTACTCAAGACCGAACCGGACGATTACAGCATCGACGATCTCGAACGAGACGGCTCGACGTGCTGGGACGGCGTGGCCAACAACGCCGCGCTGAAGAACATGCGCGACGTCCGCAAGAAAGATCTGGCGTTCATCTACCACACGGGCAAGGACAAGCACGTCGCAGGCATCGCGACCGTGACGAGTGATCCGTACGAGAAGGACGGACTGACCGTCTTCGACGTCGCGTTCAAGAGCCGGCTGAAGCACCCGCCGACGCTCAAGATGGTCAAGGCCGAGCCTTCGCTGGCGGACTGGGCACTCGTGAAGCAGGCGCGACTGTCCGTCATGCCCGTGACGATGGACCAGTGGAAGTGGGTGACCGAGCGGGCACGACAGCCGTAGCTGAGAATCGGTAGCCGCGGGCTTACAGCCCGCGGTTCGGACTCCGATGCGTCTTCTGTTACAAACCGCGACCTGTAACGTCGCGGCTACCGGAACCCGCACGCACCTCGTGAGCCGTTATCGGCTCACGCTTTCTGCTCCGCAATCGCCTTGTGAACGAACGCGATCGCCATGCTGCCTTCGCCGACGCCGCCGGCGACGCGTTTGACGCTGCCGGCTCGAACGTCGCCTGCGGCGAAGACGCCCGGGCGGGTGGTTTCCAGCAGGAACGGCTCGCGATCGACGCCGGACCAGTGGGCGTCGTACTTGGCGTGATGTCGCGCGTCGATGCCGGTGGCGAGGAAGCCCTTGGGGCACAGGCCGACGCAGTCGCCGCCGTCGAGCCATTCGGTGTTGGGCGTGGCGCCGATCAT
This genomic window contains:
- a CDS encoding EVE domain-containing protein, with the protein product MRWLLKTEPDDYSIDDLERDGSTCWDGVANNAALKNMRDVRKKDLAFIYHTGKDKHVAGIATVTSDPYEKDGLTVFDVAFKSRLKHPPTLKMVKAEPSLADWALVKQARLSVMPVTMDQWKWVTERARQP